In one Buteo buteo chromosome 10, bButBut1.hap1.1, whole genome shotgun sequence genomic region, the following are encoded:
- the MRPL34 gene encoding large ribosomal subunit protein bL34m has product MAALGRLWPRAVGGRFFLLQQAAACPFQLRTASVLSSSLELPLRSHLFFKPARIGAGPASSWNHQQIRTKARGNEYQPNNRKRKRTHGWIKRISTPGGIEVILRRMLKGRKSLTH; this is encoded by the exons ATGGCGGCGCTGGGCCGCCTCTGGCCGCGGGCTGTTGGCGGCAG ATTTTTCCTACTGCAGCAAGCTGCAGCCTGCCCTTTCCAGCTCCGAACAGCCTCAGTCCTCTCAAGTTCCCTGGAGCTGCCTCTTAGAAGCCATCTCTTCTTCAAGCCCGCACGCATCGGTGCCGGCCCGGCATCTTCCTGGAACCACCAACAAATCCGCACAAAAGCGCGTGGGAACGAGTATCAGCCGAACAACCGCAAGCGCAAACGAACCCACGGCTGGATCAAGCGCATCAGCACGCCAGGCGGCATTGAGGTTATCCTCCGACGCATGCTGAAGGGCAGAAAGTCCCTGACCCACTGA